From a single Carassius carassius chromosome 8, fCarCar2.1, whole genome shotgun sequence genomic region:
- the LOC132145335 gene encoding kelch-like protein 31 produces the protein MAPKKKSQRPKKSISEPTTVESGVVVPEPGVKKLEVPLNVQQLNRLNGVPFPPPVIRPGERGFGLGSELTRPLHGSALLEELSRMRQERFLTDMEMACKTKAFDVHKLVISSVSQYLREVLAKDPGLKRLELPTLSPLGLANVITFAYLGRVHMSLYTIGCTVSAASTLQIPHLLQMCMDFLMSELNVHTCVYVWNIGAAYGLMPVREAARRYILENFTQFSETTQFNQLTLEQITSFLQDDNLSLPSEVTTFQIAMKWIDFDPKRQEHAAELLSHVRFETIPASALVSEIQPVARMMLDPQCHRLLVDAMNYHLLPYQQNTLQSRRTKARGSQNALLTIGGRPSLTERALSREVLWRDPREGTATWRHLTQLPAKSFNQCVAVMDGFLYVAGGEDQNDARNQAKHAVGTLSRYDPRFNTWLHLTSMRQRRTHFSLVATGGRLYAIGGRNTDGLLATLESYQPSSNTWQLRTPMDMPRCCHASAVLPTGDILVTGGYVNCAYSRSVMSYSIDSNTWSEQGELETPRGWHCSATVGGKVYVVGGSQLGPGGVRIDVMTMEVFNPENKEWTRAANLPLGVSTAGMSPLGNHLYLLGGWNEAEKRYKSAVQRYDPGTDSWSTAEDLPEPIVGVSCCALPLPPRHTTRRHRNTPSHENQSSVTQHNTA, from the exons ATGGCTCCCAAGAAGAAGTCACAACGCCCTAAGAAGTCCATTTCTGAACCAACAACAGTTGAGAGTGGTGTGGTTGTCCCAGAGCCCGGTGTTAAGAAGCTGGAGGTTCCTCTTAATGTTCAGCAGCTGAATCGGCTCAATGGGGTGCCCTTTCCACCCCCTGTGATTCGACCTGGGGAGAGAGGTTTTGGCCTGGGCAGTGAGCTCACCCGCCCCCTACATGGATCGGCTCTGCTGGAGGAGCTGAGTCGCATGAGACAGGAACGATTCCTCACTGATATGGAAATGGCCTGCAAAACCAAGGCATTTGATGTCCACAAGCTAGTAATTTCCTCAGTCAGCCAGTATCTTCGTGAAGTCCTGGCCAAGGACCCTGGACTGAAACGACTGGAACTCCCGACCCTCTCCCCTCTCG GACTTGCCAATGTGATTACTTTTGCTTACCTGGGCCGTGTACACATGTCCCTGTACACCATTGGCTGCACTGTGTCTGCAGCCAGCACCTTACAAATCCCTCATCTGCTCCAGATGTGCATGGACTTCCTGATGTCCGAACTGAATGTGCAcacttgtgtgtatgtgtggaacaTCGGCGCTGCATATGGCCTGATGCCTGTTCGAGAGGCGGCACGGCGCTACATTCTGGAGAATTTTACCCAGTTTTCTGAGACAACCCAATTCAACCAACTCACCCTGGAGCAGATCACATCTTTCCTGCAAGATGACAACCTATCTCTTCCTTCAGAGGTCACCACCTTTCAG ATTGCAATGAAGTGGATAGACTTTGACCCAAAGAGGCAGGAACATGCTGCAGAACTGCTGTCTCACGTGCGCTTTGAGACCATCCCTGCGAGTGCGCTGGTTAGTGAGATCCAGCCAGTGGCACGCATGATGCTAGATCCTCAGTGCCACCGTCTTCTGGTGGATGCCATGAACTACCATCTGCTGCCCTACCAGCAGAACACATTGCAATCACGGCGCACAAAGGCCCGCGGAAGCCAGAATGCTCTTCTAACCATTGGGGGTCGTCCGTCACTAACTGAGCGTGCCCTAAGTCGAGAG GTGCTTTGGAGAGATCCACGAGAGGGAACGGCTACATGGCGTCATCTTACTCAGCTGCCAGCCAAGAGTTTCAACCAGTGTGTGGCTGTGATGGATGGATTCCTGTATGTGGCAGGAGGAGAAGATCAGAATGATGCCCGAAACCAGGCTAAACATGCTGTTGGCACTCTTAGCAG ATACGATCCTCGCTTCAACACTTGGCTACATCTTACCAGCATGCGCCAACGACGTACCCATTTCAGTTTGGTGGCCACTGGTGGGCGGCTGTATGCCATTGGTGGCCGCAACACTGATGGCCTCTTGGCCACCCTTGAGAGCTACCAGCCCTCTTCCAACACCTGGCAACTCCGTACGCCAATGGATATGCCACGATGCTGCCATGCCAGTGCTGTCCTTCCAACGGGAGACATCTTGGTGACTGGGGGGTATGTTAACTGCGCTTACTCTCGCTCTGTCATGAGTTATAGCATTGACAGCAACACTTGGAGCGAGCAGGGAGAGTTGGAAACACCTCGTGGCTGGCACTGCTCTGCAACAGTAGGTGGCAAGGTGTACGTGGTAGGAGGTAGCCAGCTTGGTCCCGGTGGAGTCCGCATTGATGTGATGACCATGGAAGTCTTCAACCCTGAGAACAAGGAGTGGACCAGAGCTGCTAACCTGCCACTGGGAGTAAGCACAGCTGGTATGTCTCCACTGGGAAATCACCTATACCTGCTAGGAGGATGGAATGAAGCAGAGAAACGTTATAAGTCAGCAGTCCAACGCTATGACCCAGGCACTGACAGCTGGTCAACAGCTGAAGACCTGCCAGAACCCATAGTGGGAGTGTCCTGTTGTGCCCTTCCCTTGCCCCCACGCCACACAACACGCAGACACCGGAACACACCTTCCCATGAAAATCAGAGCAGTGTGACACAGCATAACACTGCATGA
- the LOC132145331 gene encoding elongin-A-like yields MAEEILEAVEKLQLRLAENQEPRKLLKTLKRLGELPITVDILVETGIGKTVNSLRKHEFAGEAAKNLVAKWKKLVPERSGDRPSVKEGRSHSRINESGGHKRVRERSPDEPPLMEEEQHEEMGYQHGYSPSPPQHYSSRYSHSSAREYQSDEYESPPEEEPEPSPPRNDMRHSKPNKEPVREHNSQDIREQERRKNRPTGVGSSEERSHRADREQQGGTSHKSKHIRHLSPHESKREKKGGSDGKSRERREIPEPVVEDEESYEAPTMSFESFLTYDAPTPSKKKKKQSSRPPQPPASIPSASSKSGKANGTSSKHSKPSSSSVTTPVPEKRRKVVDVVPTLPDIPLPAIQPYYRPLPSIDLTPLSPQRRKVPQAYEEEDGGYTGRRLNSKMVVYSGSKTAFLPKMMSLYEQCIRVLQNNIDSIDEVGGVPFEILEPVLERCTPEQLYRIEQCNPYFTEDTDDLWMKHCKRDFKHEPRQEYESWRELFLRLHEEREERLRKLTENITSAHANKPKGRQVKMAFVHSVAKPPRDVRRRQEKFGTKNGSTSTSAAPSGKIRPATNYSAYSKSSDGGESSFSSPPESSSRPSAPSIAGTHSARDKPQVKKVAPMMAKTIKAFKNRFSRR; encoded by the exons ATGGCGGAGGAGATATTGGAAGCAGTCGAGAAGTTGCAGTTAAGGCTCGCAGAGAATCAAGAGCCTCGCAAG CTGCTGAAAACTCTCAAAAGGCTGGGGGAGCTTCCTATAACAGTAGACATCCTGGTG GAAACAGGCATTGGAAAGACAGTGAATTCTCTGCGCAAACATGAATTTGCTGGAGAGGCAGCAAAGAACCTTGTGGCCAAGTGGAAAAAGCTTGTGCCAGAGAGATCTGGAGACAG ACCGAGTGTAAAGGAAGGGCGTTCCCACTCACGCATTAATGAGTCTGGAGGGCACAAACGAGTCCGGGAGCGGTCTCCAGATGAGCCTCCACTTATGGAGGAGGAACAACATGAAGAGATGGGATACCAGCATGGCTACTCCCCCTCCCCTCCACAGCACTACAGCTCACGGTACAGTCACAGTAGCGCAAGGGAGTATCAGTCAGATGAATATGAAAGCCCTCCTGAAGAGGAGCCAGAGCCCAGTCCCCCACGCAATGACATGAGACACAGCAAGCCAAACAAAGAGCCAGTCAGGGAGCACAATTCCCAAGACATTCGGGAACAGGAGAGACGGAAGAATCGTCCCACGGGTGTCGGCAGCAGTGAGGAGAGGTCGCATAGAGCTGACAGAGAGCAACAGGGTGGGACGAGTCACAAATCTAAACACATTCGACATTTAAGCCCACACGAAAGCAAAAGGGAAAAGAAAGGAGGAAGTGATG GAAAATCAAGGGAGAGGAGGGAAATTCCAGAGCCAGTGGTTGAGGATGAGGAGTCATATGAGGCTCCAACTATGTCTTTCGAATCCTTTCTCACATACGATGCTCCGACCCCaagcaaaaagaagaaaaagcagtCCTCACGACCCCCCCAGCCTCCTGCTTCGATTCCATCTGCTTCCTCTAAGTCTGGCAAAGCCAATGGGACCAGTAGTAAACACTCAAAGCCATCCTCTTCCTCGGTGACCACGCCTGTTCCGGAGAAACGCAGGAAG GTTGTAGATGTGGTTCCCACTCTGCCTGATATCCCTTTGCCAGCCATTCAGCCATACTACAGACCACTGCCCTCCATTGATCTTACACCACTGTCCCCCCAGAGGCGCAAAG TCCCACAGGCATATGAGGAAGAGGATGGTGGCTACACAGGGCGAAGACTGAACTCTAAAATGGTTGTGTACTCTGGGTCCAAGACTGCGTTTTTGCCGAAAATGATGTCTCTGTATGAACAGTGCATCAGAGTCCTACAGAACAATATAGATT CAATCGATGAAGTGGGAGGAGTGCCATTCGAGATTCTGGAACCGGTTCTGGAGAGATGCACTCCTGAGCAGCTTTACCGGATTGAGCAGTGTAATCCA TATTTCACAGAAGACACCGATGATCTGTGGATGAAACACTGCAAGCGGGATTTTAAACATGAACCTCGACAAGAGTATGAATCTTGGAGGGAGCTGTTTCTCCGGCTCCATGAAGAAAGGGAAGAGCGTCTGCGCAAGCTCACAGAGAACATCACCTCAGCCCATGCAAACAAACCTAAAG GGCGGCAGGTTAAAATGGCTTTTGTCCACTCTGTTGCTAAGCCTCCGCGAGATGTCCGCCGTAGACAGGAGAAGTTTGGCACTAAAAACGGTTCTACCAGCACAAGCGCTGCTCCATCTGGCAA GATCAGACCAGCAACAAACTACAGTGCTTACAGCAAATCCAGTGATGGTGGTGAGTCTTCTTTTAGCAGTCCCCCTGAGTCCTCCTCACGCCCCTCTGCTCCCAGCATTGCTGGTACTCACAGTGCCAGAGACAAACCGCAGGTCAAAA AAGTTGCTCCAATGATGGCTAAAACTATCAAGGCATTCAAGAACAGATTTTCCCGGCGGtaa